Proteins found in one Pseudomonas marvdashtae genomic segment:
- a CDS encoding LysE family translocator: protein MDLTTLAVFIPACFALNMAPGPNNLLSISNASRYGFVRACSGGVGRLLAFAIMIALAAVGLTAVLHTSELLFLGIKLVGAGYLFFLAVQLWRAQPETDSDAVMTSMSVASLARQEFLVAIGNPKAILLFTAFLPQFVDRSGTVTQQFAVLGGLFLALECVAIGLYCYMGIYARRLFARPSGKRLFNRMCAGLLASAASFLLVARRA, encoded by the coding sequence ATGGACCTGACGACCCTCGCTGTTTTCATCCCTGCCTGCTTTGCGTTGAACATGGCGCCGGGGCCGAACAACCTCCTGTCCATCAGTAACGCCTCCCGCTATGGCTTCGTCCGGGCGTGCAGTGGCGGCGTCGGCCGGTTGCTGGCGTTTGCGATCATGATTGCCTTGGCGGCAGTGGGGCTGACCGCTGTCCTGCACACTTCCGAGTTGTTATTTTTGGGCATCAAGCTCGTCGGTGCCGGGTATCTGTTCTTTCTCGCCGTGCAGTTGTGGCGGGCGCAGCCTGAAACCGACAGCGACGCGGTGATGACCTCCATGAGCGTGGCCAGCCTGGCGCGCCAGGAGTTCCTGGTGGCGATTGGCAATCCGAAAGCGATCCTGCTGTTTACCGCGTTCCTGCCGCAGTTCGTTGATCGCTCCGGCACCGTCACTCAGCAATTCGCGGTGCTCGGCGGGCTTTTCCTGGCGTTGGAATGCGTTGCCATCGGCTTGTACTGCTACATGGGTATTTATGCGCGGCGACTGTTTGCCCGGCCGAGCGGCAAGCGGCTGTTCAATCGGATGTGCGCGGGGTTGTTGGCCAGCGCGGCTTCGTTCTTGCTGGTGGCGCGGCGGGCCTGA
- the metK gene encoding methionine adenosyltransferase, which translates to MSEYSLFTSESVSEGHPDKIADQISDAVLDAIIAEDKFARVACETLVKTGVAIIAGEVTTSAWVDLEQIVRDVILGIGYNSSDVGFDGATCGVMNIIGKQSPDINQGVDRAKPEDQGAGDQGLMFGYASNETDVLMPAPITFSHQLVQRQAEARKSGLLPWLRPDAKSQVTCRYEGGKVVGIDAVVLSTQHNPEVSYKDLREGVMELIVKHVLPAELLSKDTQFHINPTGQFIIGGPVGDCGLTGRKIIVDSYGGMARHGGGAFSGKDPSKVDRSAAYAGRYVAKNIVAAGLAERCEIQVSYAIGVAQPTSISLNTFGTGKIGDDKIINLVREVFDLRPYAITTMLDLLHPMYQDTAAYGHFGRTPQTKTVGDDTFTTFTWEKTDRADALRAAAGL; encoded by the coding sequence ATGAGCGAATACTCCCTTTTCACCTCCGAGTCCGTGTCTGAAGGGCATCCGGACAAAATCGCCGACCAGATTTCTGATGCGGTGCTGGACGCCATCATTGCTGAAGACAAGTTCGCCCGCGTGGCGTGCGAGACTCTGGTGAAAACGGGCGTGGCGATCATCGCCGGCGAAGTCACCACCTCGGCCTGGGTCGACCTGGAACAGATCGTTCGCGATGTGATCCTGGGCATCGGCTACAACAGCTCCGACGTCGGCTTCGACGGCGCGACCTGCGGCGTGATGAACATCATCGGCAAGCAGTCCCCCGACATCAACCAGGGTGTCGACCGCGCCAAGCCGGAAGACCAGGGCGCTGGCGACCAGGGCCTGATGTTCGGCTACGCCAGCAACGAAACCGACGTGCTGATGCCGGCACCCATCACCTTCTCGCACCAGTTGGTCCAGCGTCAGGCCGAAGCCCGCAAATCCGGCCTGCTGCCTTGGCTGCGCCCGGACGCCAAGTCGCAAGTGACCTGCCGTTACGAAGGCGGCAAGGTCGTTGGCATCGACGCCGTCGTGCTGTCGACCCAGCACAACCCGGAAGTGTCCTACAAAGACCTGCGCGAAGGCGTGATGGAGCTGATCGTCAAGCACGTACTGCCTGCCGAACTGCTGTCCAAGGACACCCAGTTCCACATCAACCCTACTGGCCAGTTCATCATTGGCGGCCCGGTGGGCGACTGCGGCCTGACCGGTCGCAAGATCATCGTCGACAGCTACGGCGGCATGGCCCGTCACGGTGGCGGCGCGTTCTCCGGCAAGGATCCATCCAAGGTTGACCGTTCAGCCGCCTACGCCGGTCGTTATGTCGCCAAGAACATCGTGGCCGCCGGCCTGGCCGAGCGTTGCGAGATCCAGGTTTCCTACGCCATTGGTGTCGCCCAGCCTACGTCGATCTCGCTGAACACCTTCGGCACCGGCAAGATTGGCGATGACAAGATCATCAACCTGGTCCGCGAAGTATTCGACCTGCGTCCATACGCGATCACCACCATGCTCGACCTGCTGCACCCGATGTACCAGGACACCGCAGCCTACGGCCACTTCGGTCGTACGCCGCAGACCAAGACGGTGGGTGACGACACGTTCACCACGTTCACCTGGGAAAAGACCGACCGCGCTGACGCCCTGCGCGCCGCTGCCGGCCTGTAA
- a CDS encoding ArsR/SmtB family transcription factor: MNLRVPSIRHDDCDELAALCKAGGDPLRLNVLRALANDSFGVLELAQIFGIGQSGMSHHLKVLAQADLVATRREGNAIFYRRALPHTDLLGGKLHAALLEEVDELDLPIDVQARIAQVHGQRAAASQDFFARVAEKFRAQQDLIAGLPQYRDSVVALLDKLSFGPSATAIEVGPGDGAFLPELARRFGQVTALDNSPAMLELARQVCEREALANVSLQLADALNGVNLRADCVVLNMVLHHFAAPADALRHMANLLQPGGSLLVTELCSHNQSWAKEACGDLWLGFEQDDLARWATAAGLVPGESLYVGLRNGFQIQVRHFQRPAGDTHHR, from the coding sequence ATGAATTTACGCGTGCCTTCCATTCGCCATGACGATTGCGATGAGCTGGCGGCCCTTTGCAAGGCCGGCGGCGATCCGTTGCGGCTCAATGTATTGCGCGCCCTGGCCAACGACTCGTTCGGCGTGCTGGAACTGGCGCAGATCTTTGGTATCGGCCAATCCGGCATGAGCCATCACCTTAAAGTGCTGGCCCAGGCTGACCTGGTAGCGACCCGCCGTGAAGGCAATGCGATTTTTTATCGCCGCGCCCTGCCCCATACCGATCTCCTGGGCGGCAAGCTGCACGCCGCGCTGCTGGAGGAAGTGGATGAGCTGGATCTGCCGATCGACGTGCAGGCGCGCATCGCCCAGGTACACGGGCAACGGGCCGCAGCCAGCCAGGATTTTTTCGCACGGGTGGCAGAGAAATTTCGCGCCCAGCAGGATTTGATCGCAGGACTGCCGCAGTACCGTGACAGCGTTGTGGCGCTGCTGGACAAATTGAGCTTCGGGCCGAGCGCCACGGCCATTGAAGTCGGCCCCGGCGACGGTGCTTTCCTTCCGGAACTGGCGCGGCGCTTCGGCCAGGTGACGGCGCTGGACAACAGCCCGGCCATGCTGGAGCTGGCCCGCCAGGTGTGCGAGCGTGAGGCGCTGGCTAACGTCAGCCTGCAACTGGCCGACGCCCTTAACGGCGTGAACCTGCGGGCCGACTGTGTTGTATTGAATATGGTGCTTCATCATTTTGCCGCGCCGGCCGATGCGCTCAGGCACATGGCCAACCTGTTGCAACCGGGCGGTAGCCTGTTGGTGACAGAGTTATGCAGCCACAACCAGAGTTGGGCCAAGGAGGCCTGCGGTGATCTATGGTTGGGGTTTGAACAGGACGATCTGGCCCGTTGGGCCACCGCTGCGGGCCTCGTGCCCGGGGAAAGCCTCTATGTAGGCTTACGTAATGGTTTCCAGATTCAGGTCCGCCATTTTCAGCGACCGGCTGGCGACACTCACCATCGGTAA
- the tkt gene encoding transketolase, translated as MPSRRERANAIRALSMDAVQKANSGHPGAPMGMADIAEVLWRDYLKHSPSNPAFADRDRFVLSNGHGSMLIYSLLHLTGYDLSIDDLKNFRQLHSRTPGHPEYGYTPGVETTTGPLGQGLANAVGFALAEKVLAAQFNRPGHNVVDHHTYVFLGDGCMMEGISHEVASLAGTLGLDKLIAFYDDNGISIDGEVEGWFTDDTPKRFEAYNWLVIRNVDGHDPEEIKIAIETARKSTQPTLICCKTTIGFGSPNKQGKEDCHGAPLGAEEIALTRAALKWEHGPFEIPADIYAEWDAKEKGRAAEAEWDQRFAAYSAEFPELANELVRRLSGELPADFAEKASAYIAEVAAKGETIASRKASQNTLNAFGPLLPELLGGSADLAGSNLTLWKGCKGVSAEDASGNYMYYGVREFGMSAIMNGVALHGGLVPYGATFLMFMEYARNAVRMSALMKKRILYVFTHDSIGLGEDGPTHQPIEQLASLRCTPNLDTWRPCDAVESAVAWKYAIERNDGPSALIFSRQNLQHQERDAGQISDITRGGYVLKDCIGEPELILIATGSEVGLAVQAFDKLTAQGRNVRVVSMPCTSVFDAQDAGYKQAVLPLQVSARIAIEAAHADYWYKYVGLEGRVIGMTTYGESAPAPALFEEFGFTLENILGQAEELLED; from the coding sequence ATGCCCAGCCGTCGTGAGCGTGCCAATGCCATTCGTGCCCTTAGCATGGATGCCGTGCAAAAGGCCAACAGCGGCCATCCCGGTGCCCCCATGGGTATGGCGGATATCGCCGAGGTGCTGTGGCGCGACTACCTCAAGCACAGCCCGAGCAACCCAGCGTTTGCTGACCGTGACCGCTTCGTGCTGTCCAACGGCCACGGCTCGATGTTGATCTACTCGCTGCTGCACCTGACCGGTTATGACCTGTCGATCGATGACCTGAAAAACTTCCGCCAGCTGCACAGCCGCACCCCGGGTCACCCGGAATATGGCTATACCCCGGGCGTGGAAACCACCACCGGTCCATTGGGCCAGGGCCTGGCCAATGCCGTGGGTTTTGCCTTGGCAGAAAAAGTCCTGGCCGCGCAGTTCAATCGTCCAGGTCACAACGTTGTCGATCACCACACCTACGTGTTCCTGGGTGATGGCTGCATGATGGAAGGCATTTCCCATGAAGTCGCCTCCCTGGCCGGCACCCTGGGCCTGGACAAGCTGATCGCGTTCTATGATGACAACGGCATTTCCATCGACGGCGAAGTCGAAGGCTGGTTCACCGACGACACCCCGAAGCGTTTCGAGGCCTACAACTGGCTGGTGATCCGCAACGTCGACGGTCACGACCCTGAAGAAATCAAGATCGCCATCGAGACCGCTCGCAAGAGCACCCAGCCGACCCTGATCTGCTGCAAGACCACCATCGGTTTCGGCTCGCCGAACAAGCAAGGCAAGGAAGATTGCCACGGCGCGCCACTGGGTGCCGAGGAAATCGCCCTGACCCGCGCCGCGCTGAAGTGGGAGCACGGTCCGTTCGAAATCCCGGCCGACATCTATGCCGAATGGGACGCCAAGGAAAAAGGCCGTGCGGCCGAAGCCGAGTGGGACCAGCGTTTCGCTGCCTACTCCGCCGAATTCCCTGAGCTGGCCAACGAACTGGTACGTCGCCTCAGCGGCGAACTGCCGGCCGATTTCGCCGAGAAGGCTTCTGCCTATATCGCTGAAGTCGCGGCCAAGGGCGAGACCATCGCCAGCCGCAAGGCCAGCCAGAACACCCTGAACGCCTTTGGCCCGCTGTTGCCGGAACTGCTGGGCGGTTCGGCCGACCTGGCCGGTTCCAACCTGACGCTGTGGAAAGGCTGCAAAGGCGTCAGCGCCGAGGACGCCAGCGGCAACTACATGTACTACGGCGTTCGCGAGTTCGGCATGAGCGCGATCATGAACGGCGTTGCCCTGCACGGCGGCCTGGTGCCTTACGGCGCGACCTTCCTGATGTTCATGGAATATGCCCGCAACGCCGTGCGCATGTCGGCGCTGATGAAAAAACGCATCCTGTACGTGTTCACCCACGATTCAATCGGCCTGGGCGAAGACGGCCCGACGCACCAGCCGATCGAGCAACTGGCGAGCCTGCGCTGCACGCCGAACCTGGACACCTGGCGCCCATGCGACGCCGTGGAATCGGCCGTGGCCTGGAAATACGCCATCGAGCGTAACGACGGTCCGTCAGCGCTGATCTTCTCTCGTCAGAACCTGCAGCATCAGGAACGCGATGCTGGCCAGATCAGCGACATCACCCGCGGCGGCTACGTGCTCAAGGACTGCATCGGCGAGCCTGAGCTGATCCTGATCGCGACCGGTTCGGAAGTGGGCCTGGCCGTTCAGGCGTTTGACAAGCTGACCGCGCAGGGCCGCAACGTGCGCGTCGTGTCCATGCCGTGCACCAGCGTGTTCGATGCCCAGGATGCCGGCTACAAGCAGGCCGTGCTGCCGCTGCAAGTCAGCGCGCGGATTGCCATTGAAGCCGCCCACGCCGATTACTGGTACAAGTACGTTGGCCTGGAAGGCCGCGTCATCGGCATGACCACCTACGGCGAATCGGCGCCTGCGCCAGCGCTGTTCGAGGAATTCGGCTTCACCCTGGAAAATATCCTGGGTCAGGCTGAAGAACTGCTGGAAGACTGA
- the epd gene encoding erythrose-4-phosphate dehydrogenase produces MPQPRPYKVALNGYGRIGRCVLRALFERGASAGFEIVAINDLADMASIEYLTRFDSTHGRFPGEVRVEGDCLHINGDCVKVLRSATPEGIDWASLGVDLVLECSGAYNTRDDGQRFIAAGAPRVLFSQPMASEADVDATIVYGVNQDCLTGEELLVSNASCTTNCGVPLLRLLDQAIGLEYVSITTIHSAMNDQPVIDAYHHEDLRRTRSAFQSVIPVSTGLARGIERLLPELAGRIQAKAVRVPTVNVSCLDITMQTVSDTDATEVNRILREAATSGPLKGLLAYTELPHASCDFNHDPHSAIVDASQTRVSGPRLVNILAWFDNEWGFANRMLDVAEHYLQIASNKPAL; encoded by the coding sequence ATGCCCCAACCGCGTCCCTACAAAGTTGCACTCAACGGCTACGGCCGCATTGGTCGTTGCGTCTTGCGTGCGTTGTTCGAGCGAGGGGCCTCGGCCGGTTTCGAAATCGTGGCGATCAATGACCTGGCTGACATGGCCAGCATCGAATACCTGACACGCTTTGACTCTACCCACGGCCGATTCCCCGGCGAAGTGCGGGTCGAGGGCGATTGTCTGCATATTAATGGCGATTGCGTGAAGGTCCTGCGCAGCGCCACCCCCGAGGGCATTGATTGGGCGTCCCTGGGCGTTGATCTGGTGCTTGAATGCTCCGGTGCCTACAACACCCGCGACGATGGCCAGCGCTTCATCGCTGCCGGCGCGCCACGGGTGCTGTTCTCCCAGCCGATGGCCAGCGAAGCGGATGTCGACGCCACCATCGTCTACGGGGTGAACCAGGATTGCCTGACCGGCGAAGAGCTGCTGGTGTCCAACGCGTCCTGCACCACCAACTGCGGCGTGCCGCTGTTGCGCCTGCTGGACCAGGCCATTGGTCTGGAATATGTGTCGATCACCACCATCCACTCGGCGATGAATGATCAACCGGTGATCGACGCCTACCACCATGAGGACTTGCGTCGTACCCGTTCGGCCTTTCAGTCGGTGATCCCGGTGTCCACTGGTCTGGCGCGCGGCATCGAACGGCTGTTGCCGGAACTTGCGGGACGAATTCAGGCCAAAGCCGTGCGGGTGCCGACGGTCAACGTGTCCTGCCTCGACATTACGATGCAGACCGTGAGCGATACCGACGCCACCGAGGTCAACCGGATCCTGCGCGAAGCCGCCACCAGCGGCCCGCTCAAAGGCCTTTTGGCCTACACCGAGTTGCCCCATGCCAGTTGTGATTTCAACCACGACCCACATTCGGCCATCGTCGATGCCAGCCAAACCCGCGTTTCCGGGCCCAGGCTTGTGAACATCCTGGCCTGGTTCGACAACGAATGGGGTTTTGCCAATCGAATGCTGGACGTTGCCGAGCATTACCTGCAAATAGCTTCCAATAAACCTGCTCTCTAA
- a CDS encoding phosphoglycerate kinase — MTVLKMSDLDLQGKRVLIREDLNVPVKDGVVTSDARILASLPTIKLALEKGAAVMVCSHLGRPTEGEFSAENSLKPVADYLSKALGREVPLVADYLGGVDVKAGDVVLFENVRFNKGEKKNADELAQQYAALCDVFVMDAFGTAHRAEGSTHGVAKFAKIAAAGPLLAAELDALGKALGSPAQPMAAIVAGSKVSTKLDVLNSLSQVCNQLIVGGGIANTFLAAAGHPVGKSLYEPDLLDIAREIAGKVSVPLPVDVVVAKEFAESATATVKLIADVAEDDMILDIGPQTAANFAQLLKSSKTILWNGPVGVFEFDQFGNGTKVLAQAIAESAAFSIAGGGDTLAAIDKYGVAEQISYISTGGGAFLEFVEGKVLPAVEVLESRAKA, encoded by the coding sequence ATGACCGTGTTGAAGATGTCCGACCTCGATCTGCAAGGTAAGCGCGTACTGATCCGCGAAGACCTCAACGTCCCCGTCAAGGACGGTGTTGTCACCAGCGACGCGCGTATCCTGGCCTCGCTGCCGACCATCAAGCTGGCCCTGGAAAAAGGCGCGGCCGTGATGGTCTGCTCCCACCTGGGCCGTCCGACCGAGGGCGAGTTTTCAGCCGAAAACAGCCTCAAGCCTGTCGCTGATTACCTGAGCAAGGCCTTGGGCCGCGAAGTGCCGCTGGTGGCTGATTACCTGGGCGGCGTCGACGTGAAGGCCGGCGACGTCGTGCTGTTCGAAAACGTGCGCTTCAACAAGGGCGAGAAAAAGAACGCCGATGAACTGGCCCAGCAATACGCCGCCCTGTGCGACGTGTTCGTAATGGACGCGTTCGGCACCGCTCACCGTGCCGAGGGCTCGACCCACGGCGTGGCGAAATTCGCCAAAATCGCCGCTGCCGGCCCGCTGCTGGCAGCCGAGCTGGATGCGTTGGGCAAGGCCCTGGGCTCTCCGGCCCAACCGATGGCCGCCATCGTTGCCGGCTCCAAGGTTTCCACCAAGCTGGACGTGCTCAACAGCCTGAGCCAGGTCTGCAACCAGTTGATCGTCGGCGGCGGTATCGCCAACACTTTCCTCGCCGCAGCCGGTCACCCAGTCGGCAAGTCGCTGTACGAGCCGGACCTGTTGGACATCGCCCGTGAAATCGCCGGCAAGGTCAGCGTGCCGCTGCCGGTGGACGTGGTCGTCGCCAAGGAGTTCGCCGAGAGCGCCACCGCCACCGTCAAGCTGATCGCCGACGTGGCCGAGGACGACATGATCCTCGACATCGGCCCACAAACCGCCGCCAACTTTGCCCAATTGCTGAAGTCTTCCAAGACTATCCTGTGGAACGGTCCGGTCGGCGTGTTCGAGTTCGACCAGTTCGGCAACGGCACCAAGGTGCTGGCTCAGGCCATCGCTGAAAGCGCCGCGTTCTCCATCGCTGGCGGCGGCGACACCCTGGCGGCCATCGATAAATATGGCGTGGCCGAGCAGATCTCCTACATTTCTACCGGTGGCGGCGCGTTCCTCGAATTCGTCGAAGGCAAAGTGTTGCCGGCCGTGGAAGTCCTGGAAAGCCGGGCCAAGGCCTGA
- a CDS encoding MliC family protein: MKGFIAVVALALLAGCSQLGFLQSSEPAVGGWTSWTCDSEAKVLWRYADAAHKEVDVRLGGAEKVYHLKLEPGAEGSLYSDDMLAFHVKGQEGLAYWVATNDLIGRGCKAD; this comes from the coding sequence ATGAAAGGCTTTATCGCCGTTGTGGCATTGGCGTTGTTGGCCGGTTGCTCGCAACTGGGTTTTTTGCAGTCGTCCGAGCCTGCCGTAGGGGGCTGGACGAGCTGGACGTGTGACAGCGAGGCCAAGGTGCTCTGGCGTTATGCCGACGCCGCTCACAAGGAAGTCGACGTACGCCTGGGAGGCGCCGAGAAGGTCTATCACCTCAAGCTGGAACCGGGCGCTGAAGGTTCGCTGTACAGTGATGACATGCTGGCGTTTCACGTAAAAGGCCAGGAAGGCCTGGCGTATTGGGTCGCTACCAATGACTTGATTGGGCGTGGCTGCAAGGCTGACTGA
- the fba gene encoding class II fructose-bisphosphate aldolase (catalyzes the reversible aldol condensation of dihydroxyacetonephosphate and glyceraldehyde 3-phosphate in the Calvin cycle, glycolysis, and/or gluconeogenesis), with protein MALISMRQMLDHAAEFGYGVPAFNVNNLEQMRAIMEAADKTDSPVIVQASAGARKYAGAPFLRHLILAAIEEFPHIPVCMHQDHGTSPDVCQRSIQLGFSSVMMDGSLGEDGKTPTDYEYNVRVTQQTVAMAHACGVSVEGELGCLGSLETGMAGEEDGIGAEGVLDHSQMLTDPEEAADFVKKTQVDALAIAIGTSHGAYKFTKPPTGDVLAIDRIKEIHKRIPNTHLVMHGSSSVPQEWLAIINQYGGDIKETYGVPVEEIVEGIKYGVRKVNIDTDLRLASTGAMRRLMATNPSEFDPRKFFGATVTAMRDVCIARYEAFGTAGNASKIKPISLEAMYQRYLKGELNAKVN; from the coding sequence ATGGCACTTATCAGCATGCGTCAGATGCTGGACCACGCAGCCGAGTTCGGCTACGGCGTCCCAGCCTTTAACGTCAACAACCTTGAGCAGATGCGCGCCATCATGGAAGCCGCTGACAAGACTGACTCCCCGGTGATCGTCCAGGCTTCGGCCGGTGCCCGCAAATACGCCGGCGCGCCGTTCCTGCGCCACCTGATCCTTGCGGCGATCGAAGAATTCCCGCACATCCCGGTGTGCATGCACCAAGACCACGGCACCAGCCCTGACGTCTGCCAGCGCTCCATCCAACTGGGCTTCAGCTCGGTAATGATGGACGGTTCCCTGGGCGAAGACGGCAAGACCCCGACCGATTACGAGTACAACGTACGCGTCACCCAGCAGACCGTCGCCATGGCCCACGCCTGCGGCGTTTCGGTGGAAGGTGAGCTGGGTTGCCTCGGCTCGCTGGAAACCGGCATGGCTGGCGAAGAAGACGGCATCGGCGCCGAAGGCGTGCTGGACCACAGCCAGATGCTGACCGACCCGGAAGAAGCCGCGGACTTCGTCAAGAAAACCCAGGTCGACGCCCTGGCCATCGCCATCGGCACCAGCCACGGCGCCTACAAGTTCACCAAGCCACCTACCGGCGACGTGTTGGCCATCGACCGCATCAAGGAAATCCACAAACGCATCCCTAACACCCACTTGGTGATGCACGGCTCGTCCTCGGTGCCGCAGGAGTGGCTGGCGATCATCAACCAGTACGGTGGCGACATCAAGGAAACCTACGGCGTGCCGGTTGAAGAAATCGTCGAAGGCATCAAGTACGGCGTGCGTAAGGTCAACATCGACACCGATTTGCGTCTGGCCTCCACTGGTGCGATGCGTCGGTTGATGGCGACCAATCCGAGCGAGTTTGATCCGCGTAAGTTCTTTGGCGCGACGGTGACGGCGATGCGTGATGTGTGTATTGCGCGTTATGAGGCGTTTGGTACGGCGGGTAATGCTTCGAAGATCAAGCCTATTTCTTTGGAAGCTATGTATCAGCGGTATTTGAAGGGTGAGTTGAACGCTAAGGTTAATTGA
- a CDS encoding fructose-bisphosphate aldolase: protein MKAEQLLSRFTPLTPIATTHPVLFIDKTAPLTELHACASERLHATLDYLTLMACATLRDSAAGDFNTLTNVARILIQDVTDVFGVIEQRGLEDQ, encoded by the coding sequence ATGAAAGCCGAACAATTGCTCAGCCGCTTCACTCCACTCACGCCGATCGCCACCACCCACCCCGTCCTGTTCATCGATAAAACCGCCCCACTGACCGAGCTCCACGCCTGCGCCAGCGAACGCTTGCATGCCACGCTCGACTACTTGACGCTCATGGCCTGCGCCACCCTGCGCGATTCGGCCGCCGGTGACTTCAACACTCTCACCAATGTTGCTCGGATCCTGATCCAGGATGTCACCGACGTGTTTGGCGTCATTGAACAACGCGGCCTCGAAGACCAATAA
- a CDS encoding helix-turn-helix transcriptional regulator, with translation MLILNPSALGERMRTLRRAKGYSQQRLAEKANCNRKTIIDLEAGENVAVYTLFRVVSALGMALEIVDKRIDLKSLADLVEHDE, from the coding sequence ATGCTGATACTCAATCCTTCCGCTTTAGGCGAAAGAATGCGCACGCTACGCCGCGCAAAAGGCTATAGCCAACAGCGGCTCGCCGAAAAAGCCAATTGCAATCGCAAGACAATCATCGACCTTGAAGCCGGCGAAAACGTGGCCGTGTACACCCTGTTTCGGGTCGTGTCGGCATTGGGGATGGCACTGGAAATCGTCGATAAACGCATCGACCTCAAATCCCTTGCGGATCTGGTGGAGCATGATGAGTAG
- a CDS encoding type II toxin-antitoxin system HipA family toxin, which yields MSRIKLLNVMTPQGYSGDLSKGSQFSFAYASAEAPREVSLVMPYDPTPSVSNILHPIFDMNVPEGFLADQIKRRMARHMQVDDMRLLSVIGGNQIGRLSYVNPTEALHPVRAQVGLKDILLADVSQSVFDFLVDTYFESGISGVQPKVLVPDLDKLTGDQKTMLSSDLIVKSGAEEYAHLAQNEFLCLEAARLAGLETPSFWLSENGELFVMERFDLTPSGRLGFEDMAVLLGLHKDPHDNYKYSQSYEILAAVVEHVCRHAEPVRELERFFSSVCLSVMVRNGDAHLKNFGVIYTHPDAPESVRLAPVFDVTTTTVYEHYNPKSGRSLVDRTLAIKMNKVKNYPDRKQLIEFGRKHCKVDKPALIIERIADAMSQALASGGHRIDGELLDGMQREWDSGRLAALHDSAPLRFRGKPLVQK from the coding sequence ATGAGTAGGATCAAGCTGCTCAATGTCATGACACCACAAGGCTATAGCGGCGACTTGTCCAAAGGTTCGCAATTCTCGTTTGCTTATGCCAGTGCCGAGGCACCTCGGGAGGTTTCACTGGTCATGCCCTATGACCCCACGCCTTCAGTCAGCAATATCCTTCATCCGATATTCGACATGAATGTGCCTGAGGGTTTTCTGGCGGACCAGATCAAGCGCCGGATGGCCAGGCATATGCAAGTGGATGATATGCGCCTGCTGTCGGTGATAGGCGGCAATCAAATCGGACGGCTTAGCTATGTAAATCCTACCGAGGCTTTGCACCCCGTTCGTGCTCAAGTCGGACTAAAGGACATCTTGTTGGCAGACGTCTCACAAAGCGTCTTTGATTTTCTGGTCGATACGTATTTCGAGTCGGGTATTTCGGGCGTGCAGCCCAAGGTACTCGTGCCTGACTTGGACAAGCTGACGGGTGATCAAAAAACCATGCTCAGCTCTGATCTGATCGTTAAATCCGGTGCAGAGGAGTATGCCCATCTGGCGCAAAACGAATTTCTTTGTCTAGAGGCGGCTCGCCTGGCAGGGCTTGAAACGCCGTCATTCTGGCTCTCGGAAAACGGCGAGTTGTTTGTAATGGAGAGGTTTGACCTGACCCCTTCCGGACGGTTGGGGTTTGAGGACATGGCTGTGTTGCTCGGCCTACACAAAGATCCTCACGACAACTACAAATATTCCCAAAGCTACGAAATTCTTGCCGCAGTAGTGGAGCATGTATGCCGTCACGCTGAACCGGTTCGCGAGTTGGAGCGCTTTTTTTCTTCAGTGTGCCTTTCGGTCATGGTGCGCAACGGCGACGCTCATCTAAAAAACTTTGGTGTTATCTATACGCATCCGGACGCGCCAGAAAGCGTGCGGTTGGCGCCGGTGTTTGATGTCACCACCACCACGGTTTATGAACACTACAACCCCAAGTCTGGCCGCTCGCTGGTAGATCGCACATTGGCGATCAAGATGAACAAGGTAAAAAATTATCCTGATCGCAAGCAATTGATCGAGTTCGGTCGCAAGCATTGCAAAGTTGATAAGCCCGCTTTGATCATCGAACGAATCGCCGATGCCATGAGCCAGGCATTAGCGAGCGGTGGGCATCGAATTGATGGAGAGTTGCTGGACGGTATGCAAAGGGAGTGGGATTCGGGTCGGCTTGCCGCGCTTCATGATTCGGCACCGTTGCGGTTCCGGGGGAAGCCATTGGTGCAGAAATGA